Proteins from one Flavobacterium branchiarum genomic window:
- a CDS encoding AAA family ATPase yields MALKRAVSVDEITKKKFIELELPPEFAKLLGKPERSGVWIIWGESFNGKTSFSLQLAKALTQSGKVFYNTLEEGARKSMQKAVISQNMQEVKQRFLIGNRENIEHLKERMRKKKSPDIIFIDSLQYTGLTKKEYKHLKEEFHNKLFIFISHADGKNPEGSLAKFVKYDADVKIRVEGYKAMCLSRLGGDKEPYVIWEQGAAQFDIKIK; encoded by the coding sequence ATGGCATTAAAACGAGCCGTTTCGGTTGACGAAATCACAAAAAAGAAGTTCATTGAATTAGAATTACCGCCCGAGTTTGCAAAACTGTTAGGAAAGCCGGAAAGGTCAGGTGTTTGGATTATATGGGGAGAATCATTTAACGGTAAAACGAGTTTCTCCCTGCAACTGGCCAAAGCCTTGACCCAATCAGGCAAGGTGTTTTATAATACACTTGAGGAGGGCGCACGAAAGTCCATGCAGAAAGCGGTGATCTCTCAAAACATGCAGGAAGTAAAACAACGCTTCCTGATAGGCAACCGAGAAAATATCGAACACCTCAAGGAAAGAATGCGAAAAAAGAAGTCGCCCGATATCATTTTCATTGACTCACTGCAGTACACAGGACTAACCAAAAAGGAATATAAACACCTCAAAGAGGAGTTCCACAATAAGCTATTCATTTTTATAAGCCATGCCGATGGCAAGAACCCGGAAGGATCACTTGCCAAGTTTGTAAAATATGATGCTGACGTAAAAATTAGAGTTGAAGGTTACAAGGCCATGTGTTTAAGCCGCCTTGGAGGAGATAAAGAACCCTATGTGATTTGGGAGCAAGGAGCCGCCCAATTTGATATAAAAATAAAATAG